A genome region from Spirochaetales bacterium includes the following:
- a CDS encoding MBOAT family protein, with product MLFPTPQFALFFLVVFLLSWQMKRNSPQKKLFLVAASYFFYGYWDWRFTFLLFLCSCAAYIFGVLLGLQRKRWQRKLTLFIACLGMLGVLGFFKYYGFFVISAANLLRLWNIGIDPVLLTIILPVGISFFTFQALSYVIDVYRNTIRPSRSLIDILLYISFFPQLVAGPIVRANTFLPQLERKDTDERLPAARYLILILGGLFKKMIIAHYLSTLLVDRVFANPSAFSGIEVLFGIYAYAVQIYCDFSAYSDIAIGTAGLLGFRFPDNFDHPYRAASLREFWRRWHISLSTWLRDYLYIPLGGSRKGLSRTLLAIMITMLLGGLWHGAALKFILWGGLNGIGLCLERFVFRVPTRRERSFFGRAFGTFLTFHFVCFCWIFFRSESISGAYEYIRAIGNMGTPVTLITPFVIFLILTGIYIHFIPRRTGRLLTRWLSRLPVTMQGIACGVFMIGLGVIAPQGIAPFIYFQF from the coding sequence GTGCTATTCCCGACACCACAATTCGCACTCTTTTTTCTCGTCGTCTTTCTCTTGAGCTGGCAGATGAAACGGAACTCCCCGCAGAAAAAACTCTTCCTCGTCGCGGCGAGCTATTTTTTCTACGGATACTGGGACTGGCGCTTCACGTTTCTTCTTTTCCTCTGTTCCTGCGCCGCCTACATCTTCGGCGTTCTCCTTGGGTTACAGCGGAAGCGGTGGCAGCGGAAGCTCACCCTTTTTATCGCCTGTCTCGGCATGCTCGGGGTTCTCGGCTTTTTCAAGTATTACGGATTTTTCGTCATTTCGGCGGCCAACCTGCTCCGTTTATGGAATATCGGGATCGATCCGGTTCTCCTTACCATCATCCTGCCGGTGGGTATCTCCTTTTTTACTTTTCAGGCATTGAGTTACGTGATCGATGTCTACCGGAACACAATTCGGCCGTCCCGATCCCTTATCGATATACTCCTTTATATATCCTTTTTCCCCCAGCTTGTCGCCGGTCCTATCGTGAGGGCGAACACCTTTCTTCCCCAGCTCGAACGGAAAGACACCGACGAACGGCTTCCCGCAGCACGGTATCTCATCCTCATTCTGGGCGGCTTGTTCAAGAAAATGATCATCGCCCACTACCTTTCGACCCTCCTGGTCGACCGGGTGTTCGCCAATCCGAGCGCCTTTTCGGGGATCGAAGTCCTCTTTGGTATTTATGCCTATGCGGTCCAGATCTACTGCGATTTTTCCGCCTACTCTGATATCGCTATCGGTACGGCGGGCCTTCTCGGTTTCAGGTTTCCCGACAACTTCGACCACCCCTACCGTGCCGCCTCTCTGCGCGAGTTCTGGCGGCGCTGGCATATTTCACTTTCCACATGGCTCAGGGATTACCTCTACATTCCCCTTGGGGGCTCGAGGAAAGGATTATCGCGAACATTACTCGCGATCATGATCACCATGCTGCTGGGCGGTCTCTGGCACGGCGCCGCGTTGAAGTTCATTCTCTGGGGCGGGCTTAACGGGATCGGACTCTGTCTCGAACGGTTCGTCTTCCGCGTCCCCACCCGAAGGGAACGGTCGTTTTTCGGCAGGGCATTCGGCACGTTCCTGACCTTTCATTTTGTCTGTTTCTGCTGGATATTCTTCAGGTCGGAGTCGATTTCGGGGGCATACGAGTATATACGGGCGATCGGGAACATGGGGACCCCCGTGACCCTGATCACCCCGTTTGTCATCTTTCTCATTCTGACAGGCATCTATATTCATTTCATCCCGCGGCGCACCGGCAGGCTTCTCACCAGGTGGCTGAGCAGGCTTCCCGTCACGATGCAGGGGATAGCCTGCGGGGTATTCATGATAGGACTCGGCGTTATTGCGCCGCAGGGGATCGCCCCGTTTATTTATTTTCAGTTTTGA